GGTCAACCATGCCCGCCTCGGCCTGTGCTATCTGTCTGGCAAACGCCGAGCAGACGAAATCTGGCGCCTGGCGAGGCCCCGTGTGGTTAAACGGCCGCAGAATCACTACTGGCAATCCCCGCACCCTTTCAAAAAACGCCGCAAGAACCTCAGCGCTGGCCTTCGAGGCGGCGTATATGCTTTGAGGCCGGACGGGGTGATGCTCGGTTACTGGGCAATCCAGCTCGGCAACTGAGCCATAGACCTCGGAGGTGCTCACAACGAGAACCTTAGGTTTGTGGTCAAGTTCTGATGCGGCCTGAAGGACGTTGAAGGTGCCCAAGATGTTCACTTGAGCGGTGGCGGCCGGCTGCGTGCGGGCTATCGAGACGGAACTGACCGCGGCCAGGTGCACGATGGTCTCCGGCTGGTGTTCACCCAGAAGCTCTGCGATCGCGGTCTCGTCGAGGATATTGCACTGCCGGATGTCAACCCCGGATGGGACATGGCCATCAATCAGCTCCTCCAAGTAGGTAGTCCCATATACCGCATGGCCCTGTGCGACCAAGTGCTCGATGAGATGGCCACCTACGAACCCTTCGGCGCCGGTTACGAAAACTCTCATCTTACCCCGAAGTTTCGTAGCGAATGCGGGCTCTTACTGCCCTCGGAGGAGAGAAGCTCGATGTCGGCATCGACCATCGTCGTTACGAGCTCTTCAAACGATACCTTCGGCCTCCACCCCAACTCCCGCCGGGCACTCGTCGCATCGCCCACAAGTAGGTCCACCTCGGCTGGCCTGATAAACCGCTGATCGACTTTCACATAATCCCTGAAATCGAGGCCTACGTGCGAGAAGGCGACGTCGCAAAGCTCACGGACCGAGTGGGTCTGCCCCGTCGCGATCACGTAATCCTGGGGCTCGTCCTGCTGAAGCATCAGCCACATCGCCTCGACGTAGTCCCCGGCGTAGCCCCAGTCGCGCTTCGCCTCGAGGTTCCCTAGCCGAAGCTCATCCGCGAGGCCAACCTTGATGCGGGCGACCCCAAACGACACCTTCCGGGTCACGAACTCCAGCCCTCGTCTGGGTGACTCGTGATTGAAGAGTATCCCGGAGCAGTTGAACATGCCGTAGCTCTCACGGTAGTTAATCGTGGTCCAGTGCCCATAGACCTTCGCCACACCATAAGGGCTTCTGGGGTGAAAGGGCGTCCTCTCGGTCTGGGGCACCTCGAGCACCTTGCCAAACATCTCGCTGGATGAGGCCTGGTAGAACCTCGCCTTCGGGTTCACCTCCCTTATCGCCTCGAGGAGGCGCATCACGCCGAGGCCGGTTATCTCGCCCGTGAGAATGGGCTGGTTCCAGGATGTCGGGACGAACGACTGCGCTGCGAGGTTATAGACCTCGTCCGCATCTGACTGCTCGAGCGCCAGCTTGAGCGAGTTCTGGTCCAAGAGGTCCCCGGGAAGAAGCTCTATGCGGTCGATGAGATGAGCTATTCGCACGAAGTTAATCGTGCTGGCGCGCCGCTGCATACCATAGACCTTGTAGCCCTTTTGGAGCAGGAACTCGCCCAAGTATGACCCGTCTTGGCCCGTGATCCCAGTTATCAGTGCATTTGTCATCTGCCTGCCTCTATAAATGGTCTGTCGGGGAGTTTACGTCCAAAGCATCGTGCTTGGCAAGGCCGCGGCGATAACCGGTGGCCCCGGCTCTGGACTATGCAACATATATCGCGTTCGAGAATATCCACGGCTTGTCCTTAATGCGGGCCTCGACACGCAGGACGCCGCTGGCCCGAACGTTTCTACATAACGACTCACCATTGGTCACCAACACAAGCACCCCATCTCGAACAACACGAATCTCGCCGTCACGGGGCAGGATGACGCAGAGCTCAGTATCATCCGCCAGCTCGCACTCGTCCCCCATCTGGTAGGTCGCGCCGCCTGATTTGATGTAGAACCTAAAGCCGGCAGAGTCAGCCGTCCGGTCGTTGGCGAAGAAACAACAGCCGCGGCGAAGCGACTCGAGCACGCTCCGCTCATCGGTCAGGCTTGTGCCACCGAATGGCTCTGGCACCAGGATATGCGTCCTGACAGTCCCCATAAGGTATTTGTATGAGCAGATGGGAAACATCCCAAGGATGCGTGGCTTGGCGTGGGCATCAAGCGTCCCTATCCCGACTACCTTCCGCGTTGCGCAAGCCTCGTCCCATAGTCTCAACGTCTCAGGATTCGGGCCGGTGATGAACCGTTCAGGCGCGATCACGTGCGCGAAGATGTTGAATGAGTTGACCGATTTGACCCAGTCATACATGTATTGCCACACCTCTATCCCGTCAAAGCGCTTCACCCGAAGGTCCCGCCACGGATAGACGGTTACGTCTAATCTGAGCAGCTTGTCGAGCCAGGCCCAGCCCGGCGACGGCCGATGATAACAGAACGGGTGAGCAATGAACCCGATGCCGCCCTGATGCGCAACGGCGTCAATGTTGGCCTGCGCACTATCCGGATTCGGAGCGATCTCATCCTTGATCCCGATCGCCATGTAATGATTGTAATAAGGGGAGACCTCCTCGCCGATGAGCACCAGCACACCGTCATGCCAGCCCGAGCTCCCCTCCTTCCGGACACTCATGTTGTTGTGGTCGGAGATCACGATGAACTCCACTCCGGCACGCCTCGCCGCCTTGACAATCTGCCTCAACGAGCCGCTCCCATCCGAATAGCGGGAGTGAATATGCACTGCACCTACGTATTCAAACACTAAAGACTGCTCTTGTCTGGTCTGAAGCTGGTCATTGCCTTTCGGTGCGGCCGAAGCTGACATTCACAAGGCCGGGCAGAAAAGGGCGCTCGGCCGCAGGTCTGAAAGGAAGGGAGCGTCCCGCCCAAGCAAGTCGCTCCCTCCTCTGATTGCGCTATCTTATCTTCTCAGAAATGACCTTAGCCTGGGTGAACAGCAGATAGTAATCCTGCCCGCCGGCCTTCGAGTCGGTCCCAGACATGTTGAATCCACCAAACGGATGGCCGCCGACCAGGGCGCCTGTGCACTTGCGGTTGAAGTAGAGATTGCCCACGTGAAACTCCCGTCGGGCGCGCTCGAGATTGGCACGAGAAGACGAATAGACCGCTCCCGTCAAGCCATACACCGTGTTGTTGGCTATCTTCAGCGCCTCGGCAAAGTCCTTTGCCTTCAAGACTGCCAGCACCGGCCCGAATATCTCCTCCTGTGAGATAGTGTCGTCTGGCTTCACGCCATCGAAAACCGTCGGCCTGATGAAGTAACCGTTGCCCGGCGCCTTCTCGCCTCCGCAAAGAAGCTTGGCGCCGTCCTTCTTGGCTGCCTCGATGTATCTGAGAGTTGTTTCTTCGGCGGCTTTGTTGATGACCGGCCCCATATAGTTGTCAGGATCGGTTGGCGGGCCAACCTTGATCGCCTCGACCTTCGGGACCAACTTCTTGACGAACTCATCGTGGATCGATTCCAGCAGAATGACCCTGGAGCACGCAGAACACTTCTGGCCCTGAAAACCAAACGCCGCGGCCAGGACGCCATTGACCGCCTCGTCAATGTCGTAGTTGTCGTCAACGATAATCGTATCCTTGCCACCCATCTCGAGTATCACGCGCTTGATCCACTTCTGACCCTTTGCGAGCCTAGACGCCGCCTCGTTGATCTTGAGGCCTACCTCCATCGAACCCGTGAATGCTATGAAGCGGCACTTCGGATGCTTGACCAGCTCGAACCCGAAGCTAGCCCCGCTGCCGGGCACGAAATTGACGACCCCCGGCGGCAGACCGATCTCCTGAAGCAGCTCGAAAAACAACGCTGCTATAAGAGGCGCATCGCTCGAAGGCTTCAAAACTACTGTGTTGCCGAAAATCCATGATGCCGAAGTCATTCCGGCCATGATTGCGTTGGGGAAGTTCCACGGCGAAATAACGACCCCAACGCCAAGCGGAATGTAGCGAAGCTCGTTGTCCTCGCCCGGCACTGGCGTTACCGGATTCATCTTAGCGTAGCGTATCGCCTCGCGACCATAGAACTCGAGAAAATCGATCGCCTCGGCAGTGTCGGCGTCCGCCTCGAGCCAGTTCTTGCCCTCCTCAACGACCATCGCGGCGTCGAAGTCAAGCCTACGCTTCCTCATCAGATCGGCGGCCTTGAACGCGAACTCCGCCCGTATATCTGCAGACATGTATTTCCACGACGCAAACGCCTCGGCGGCGGCCTCGATAGCCTTGTCCGCAAGGTCTGCACCGGCCTTCTGGAAAACAGCCACAACCTCGTCCTTGTTCGACGGGTTGTAGCTCTTGAGCTTCGTCTCCAGCCGAATATGCTCTCGACCGATCACGCTGTCATACTCCCGGCCAACCGCCGACTGACGCTTGGCAATCGCCTCCTCCATCTTCTTCTTGTTCTCCGGCACGGAGAAATCAAGATATGGCTCGTTCTTGAACTCTGGGATCATTTTACTCCTCCAAATTATGCACTAACCCATTACTTCCTGACCGGTTCTTTATACTCTTTTGGCGCTCAACTTCGCAACAACCTTATGAATTCATCCACGCTCAAACCAGCCTGTCGGATAATTGCCCTGAGCGTCCCAGGATCGAGCTCCGTGTGGTCAGGAGATTCCTCATACAGCAGCCGTAAAAGCGTCGAAGTTCTCCTCCGGGACAGGAATACCATCTTCTTCAAGCGATTCTACATACAGCTCGATCGCCTCCTTGATGTTCTGGATGGCTTTCTCTCTGGTCTTGCCTTGACTGATGCAACCCGGCAAGCTCGGACATTCGACAACGAAATACCCATCCTCTCCAGGATAGATTACTACTTGTCGCATGGCTTCACCTCATCTGTTCTCCTCAAACGCCCTTTGAATGTAAGCTTTCGCATCCTGAAAAACATCGAGGCTGTCTATCCGAAGCTCGACATCGCCCAATCCCCAGTGCCCGACGCTAGACACGTCGCGGACAAACGAAGGGGGCATCTGTAGATCAGTATAGCTGAGTCTGACCCAAACCAGAACCTGAGACTTGGACAGGCGGAGAGAGCAGAATACTCGTTTCAAGACGTATCCAATATACCATTTCGTGCATTTTCGTTGAACTGCACCCGGTTCGAGTTGCATGCAGAACTTGTCAACCGCACGATACAGTTCTACGACTTCCTGTGGCCTGCCTTCTGTGTGATGGCTCTCGCTATACTCTTCTCGTTTCCGTTTCCCATTGTCCTCCTGTCGGCTATCCGGCCGAGGCTTCACCTTGCCGGTTGGCCCGGTTTGAGCGGTCTGCGACCATAGTCTCTTCAGGGCATTTCTTATTTGGACTGGCTTGATTGCCTCGCCTCCCGTTGCCTTCCGTATGAGAGTCACCAGATAAGCTGGCGGGTCCGTCAGAAGGTTATCCAAGGCCTTTCTCACCTTGCCAGTGGTGAATATCTCCTCTCCAATTTCGTCAAGCAGCCCCTTCTCCATCGCCTCGCGCGAGAAACGGCGCAACCGGTCCGCTACTTGCTCTATCGTGATATCCTCGGACTCTTTTGGGTCCAAAGAGACTTCATAAAGGAGCTTGTCCGGCGCCGCCGCCTTCTCTGTGCTCCGATATACCTTATAGGTGACACCATTCGTCAAAACACACCAGTCAACTCCTGCGACAGCGCCGTAAGAAACGACCTGCCCGATGGCTTTTTCGTCATCAAGTGGGTCGTTCAATGGCTTGGCCTCCATGAATAAGACCACTTTCTGATTTATCTTAAGTGCATAATCAACGGATTTGCCGTCTCTGGTTTGATATTCAACGGCAACCTCGTCTGGGTCTTCCACATCCCATCCGAGCGCCCTGAGCACCGGGTCAATGAATGTTATGCGTGTAGGAAGCTCCTTCAGGTGCGCTTTTCGGAATTTCTCAAGCTTCAATCGCAGCTTCTCAATACACGTGATAATCTCGTTCACGTTACTATCTCCTGGCGTAATAAATCACAGATGCAACTTCAGCGGCGGGAACTATAATAGATTGGAACCGTTTTGCTGTCAAAGAGAGGCGAATCGGCGTGATAACGGGGATCTATCTTGATGCCCAAAGTGAGCAACATGCGTGACGACAGGTGGCTGGACGTGTTCCTCTGGTTCAGCTTGGGCTTCTGCGCACTGGTCTCGCAGGTGGTGTTCCAGCGGGAGTGCATCAACGTGTTCTCGGGCAACGAGCTCTCGATCGGCCTAGTGCTTTTCGTGTGGCTTCTCTTCGGAGGCGCGGGCAGCGTAACTATGGGCAAGGCCGCGAACCGGCTGAGCCCGGACGGAAGGTCCAGGCTGAGGCTCTGGCTGCTCACGGGACTAGGTCTTCTGTTTCCCTGCACGCTCATCGCTATCAGGCTCGCAAGGGTTGTCCTGGGCATCGAGCCGGGAGAGATCGCTGGCCTCGTGCCCATCTTAGGCACAACGTTCGTCTGCCTCGCCCCGTTGTCATTCGTTCAGGGCGGCCTTTTTGGGGTCTATTGCAGCTTCTTGAGGGACAAGAGCGCCGAGGGTAGGTCGAGAAAGGCAAGCGCTGTCTATTCGGTCGAGGCGCTGGGCGCGGTGGTCGGGGGAGTGGTTCTGCATTTTGTATTGACGGGTCGCGTTCTGCCATTTGCCACGCTGGTCATCTTGTCGGCGATCACGCTGGTGGGGGCGTGCTGGCAGGCCCGGCCCGGAGGTTCACCCAAGTCGGTCTGGGCGGCGCTGATTGTGGGGGCGGCCATCTTGCTAATGCTCTCCTCGAGCATTGAGATTTGGTCATCTGGGTTTGCTTTCGGAGGCGCCAAGGTCATCGACGTTCGCGAGACAAAATATGGGCGGCTCGTCTTGGCGAGGCGCTTCGAGCAGAGGTCGCTCTTTCAAAATGGTCTTTTGCTGTATTCGTATCCGGACAGTCTGTCTGCGGAGGAGGCGGTTCACATCCCCATGCTCGTACACAAGAGGCCCAAGTCCGTCTTGCTGCTCGGCGGTGGCTGCGGAGGGTCTGTGCGTGAGCTGCTCAAGCACCACCCGGAAAAGGTCGATTACGTTGAGCTCGACCAGGCTGTCATCGCTGTGTCTAAAGAATTCCTGCCGCTAGTGGAAAGGAGGGCTTTGACCGATCCGGCTGTCCATATTCACTACGCCGACGCGAGGCGCTTTGTGGCGACAGCCCAGTCTGAATACGACATGGTCATCCTCAACCTTCCGAGGCCGACAAATGCCCAGCTGAATCGTTTCTTCACGCTCGAGTTTTTCATCGTAGTCAGGGACCGGCTCGCCCCGGGCGGTATATTCGCCGTGCAAGTCCCATCGGCAGAGAACTACTTCTCTGATGAGCAGAAGACCTTTATTTGTAGCGTTCGCAACACGCTGGCTCGTGTTTTCCCCAAAGTGGCTCTCACGCCGGGCCAAAACGCCCATCTTCTGGCCAGCTCTTCGGCCGAACTTGCTCTCAAACCTGACGTGTTGGTGGCAAGGCTCGCCGAGCGACAGATCAAGACGCAGTTCGTGACCGACTGGGGCATCCCAGTGACGTTCGAGTTCTTCAGGCTGAGAATGATCGACGAGTTGCTGAAGGGATGTCCCGGCTCGGGCGCAAGGGTCAACCGGGACTTCTCGCCCGTCTGCTACTACTATGCGCAGGTGCTGTGGAGCAGGGAGTCTAGCGGGCAAGTTGCCGCAGTTTACAGGTGGCTTGGCGATCGCAGTAAGCCAGAGGTTTACTCGGTTGTCGTTCTCTTGCTCGCGGGGGTCTTACTGGTCCAGCGAGCCTCAAGGTCGCCGAGAAAGGTTGCGGTAATCGTCTCCCTTGCGTCAATTGGATTTCTCGAGATCAGCACCGAGATGATAGTCCTGATCGCCTACCAGATATTCTTCGGCCGGGTCTATTCAATGCTTGGGCTGCTCGTCTGTGCCTATATGGCCGGAATAGCCGTCGGGGCGCTCATCTCGAGAAACAGGCTCCGGACCAAAGGGCAGCGGGAACCGTTTTCGGGCCTCGTCATCCTTCAGGCGATAGCCGCCCTCTTCCCCTTCCTGGTGATAGCTTTCTTGGCAAGCGTTCAAGTTCTGGGCGCTGCCACATTGGTTCAAACGCTTTTCGTCATGGCCATTCTTCTCTCCGGCGTTGTAGGAGGCGCACTCTACATCTATGGAAACGCAGCCTACACAAACGCAGTTGGACATGAGGTCCAGACGCAGACGGCCGGGACGACCTACTTCGCAGACCTTGTTGGCTCCGCCGCTGGGGCAATAGCGACCACCTCTTTCCTCCTCCCTGTGCTAGGCGTTTTTCAATCGCTTTTGATCGCCTCGCTAGTATCGCTCGTGGGATTTGTCTCGCTGGTATTGCCATCTGCAAGACGCGGGTCCTGAGGTCTGCGCCAGCCCAAATGGACACAGCGGAGCAGAGCGTCAAACAAATGAACGAGAGCGAGAGCCTGTTGCATCGCCCCAATAATCAGATTGAAGAGGGGAATGTCGTGGCCCCCTCGGGGATGGGGCGCACGAGATTCTGCCCGACAGGGCACACCACGGGTAGCCGCAGGCGCAGCCTGACGGTAAGAGGAGAGCTCCCTATGATAACCCTCCCGTTGCGTTGCACGCACGGCTCTACCCACGGTATCCCCTGTCGGGGATTGCAGCGTGGGTCCCTCATTTGCACCCCGCAGGTGAAGGAGGCAGCTGTTCGGACTACAACATGAACTCCTCTATCTACGTGTCGAGCAGCTGCAACAGACAACTTCCCGGACCGTCAATCTAATTATCGGGGTCGCGCTTGCCGCAATGGCGGCGCAGGATGGTATATCAGATGGTATATGTGTGGACTGTCGAAGACCTACTCACTGAGGCTGCCTCAGTTCAGGCAGAATCGGTGAGCTCGATTTTCGAGCGCTCACAACACAAGCGACTCAAAACACGAGCGCCTGATGGTCCATCGATTAAGTGTAAGCCATCAGCGTGTCCGCCAGCCCAGATACGCGGACCTTCTCGAGCGCGACCTTCTCAATCTGCCTGATCCGCTCTCTCGTCAGGTTCATCGCTTCGCCAACCTGTCGCAGCGAGTGCGGATGCCCATCCTTGAGTCCATTTCTGAGCTCTACCACGAGCCTTTCCTTCTCGGTCAAGACGTCGAGCGCTCTGTCAAGCCCGTCTGCGATCTCGCGCTCTTCGATGTAGCGTTCAGGTTTGTTGCAGGACGGATTTGGCAAGATATCGATCAGATTGAGCTCGTTTTCACTGTCTGTGTCCGTAAACAGCGGAACGATCGAGTAATGTGAATAGCCTGTTATCTCCTCGACCTTCTCCTGGCTAACGCCAAGCACGTCCGCTATTTCCGATTCCGTCGGGGCACGTCCGAGCTTCTGCTGGAACGCAACAGCAGTGGTCGAGATTCGGTTTGAGAAGTCGAAAATGTGGCCAGGCAGTCGGATCGTTCTGGCCTGGCGCTCAATCGATTTGATGACGGCATGCCTGATCCAGAACGCGGCATAAGTCGAGAACCGCGTCCCACGGTGATACTCGTACTTCTCCGTGGCCCGCATCAGTCCCATGTTGCCTTCCTGCACCATATCCTCGAACGGGACGCCCGCGTTTATGTAGTGCTTGGCGATGGAAACCACCAGTCGAAGGTTGGAGCGAACAAGCTGAGACTGTGCACTCCGCCAGATCTCCAGCCCATTGCGAATGCGCTCCGCGACCGGCCTAATCTTACGATAGGGCAGACCGAAGGTCTCTAACGCCTCTCTCTCGACGGCTGCTTCCTCCTGTGAGCTGCGCTCGCACTTGGAGGCCACAGACGCCAGCTTGACGTCTTCAACATCGTCCTCCGACCGCACCGAATCCAAGAAACTGACAACTGCATCGGCCATTTGTGTGATGAACGAATCCTGCAACGGAATTCGGGAAACCAACTTCGCGACCCTCGCGCGAACAAGATCAATCGGCTGAGGCGACGCGTCGTCCAGGGAGCCGTCCAAGCAATCGTTGATCAGATGGACATATCGCTCTGCCTCGAGATTGAACTTCTTCAACAGGTCCAGCACTGCTAAATTGCGGTCGGCCAGCTCGTCCCCACACTCAAAGCTGTCGAGGTCCACGATCTCACGAACGGTCATCTCGCCAGAGCGAACACGATTGATGGCGTTGTTGAACGGGATCAGTTCGATCCCGTTATCGAGGACCGCCTCCCGAACCACCTGGCGACCCAACGCCATTTCTCTGCCTAGCTCGGCCTCCTCATCGTGAGTCAAAAGAGACTCGTCCGCTAAGCTTGATAAGTAACGCACGAAGCTATCCCTCCCAGATCTTCCGCTATCCGTTTCGCGATGGATTCTTCGATCGACCTCGCCAGAATCTTTAAGCGCACCTGGCTCGGGCGCCTCGTCCACGATGCAGGACTTCGGTTCCTCGGGATCGAAGTCTTCTGAGATGACTTCCAGCGTTAGTTCCGGGCTGAAGCTCTCCTTCGTGGAAACCTTGTGTTGGCCTCGCGGCCCTCTAGTCTTTCCCATCTGTCCCACTTCCTTTCTTGTCCTTTTCGGTTTCGCATTAGACATCTGATATTTCCTCCACTTAATAGAGGAGCAGGTTGCGGGCCACATTCTTCCCAAATCCATCACGTGCCCTAGATAGCCCTATACGGCCTCATTCCGGCCGTGAGCCGGACAGCGCAGCCGAGCGGTGCGCGTAAATCGTCCTGAGATGCGCTCGATTTTTGAACACTCCGTCCGGGATTCGGGCGGCCGCGTCATGAAGCCAAGAGATGAGAGCAGACCCCAACGTGAACGCAGCAAGCCTCCTTCAGGGATAGCCGGAAGAACCAGGACCTCCAGCTAACGGCTTTCGACCTCGCGCACGAACGAGGTCATCCCCCTGAAATCAGATTTGACGTGATGCTGCGGAGGAAGCCCTGCACGACGGGATTGTCGGAATCTCTCATCTCGTCCGCCGTGCCAGACGCGACGATCGTCCCGTCATGTAGCATGGCTATTTTCTGTGCGATGGAGAAGCCGTCCAGGATGTTGTGCGTAACCATCACGAACGTGATGCCAAGCCGCTCCTGTGTCTGCCTGATCAGATGAATGATTGAGGCGCAGATGATGGGGTCGAGCCCGGCGGTGGGCTCGTCAAGAAGGAGAATCTCGGGGTCAGCGATGATTGCTCTTGCGAGCGCGACGCGTTTTTTCATGCCACCTGACAGGTCGGATGGCATTTTAGCCTCGACTCCTTTGAGGTTCACGATCTCGAGCTTCTCCGCAACTTTCTGCTCTATTTCTTCCTGAGAGAGTTTCGTGTGCTGAGTGAGAAAGAACGCGACGTTCTCATAGACATTCATCGAGTCGAAGAGTGCGCCTTCCTGAAAGAGCATTCCGAGCTTCTCCTTTCGAAGTTGCATCCATTGGCGTGCATTGAGGTCCGCTGTATCGATGCCATCGATTACTATTCTGCCGCTATCAGGCCTGAGCAGGCCGATTATATGCTTCAGAAGGACCGATTTACCCGCCCCTGATGAGCCGATTATGGCCGTCGTCTGCCCCCCGTCGATCATCAGGTTGACGCCCTTCAGGACCTTTAGGCCGTCGAGCGTCTTCTCGAGATCGATAATCTCAATCATTCCGGCGTTGGGCCGAATATCCGGCCGTTGCTCCTACACGTTTAACGCGTACAATGTTGAGGTCCTCGGCGTTATCCCTTGCCTCAACAAAACTGAGGAACTCGGCTACTTCTGTCTCATTAAGCGGCTCCATTCCCAGAAGCTCCCTGATTCGCTGCCCACTTACGAGCAGGTCCCTCGACGAGGCGCGAACGGTGTCGGAAAGCACTGATTTAATATCATCATAGTTCTCAATCAGCTCGTTGAACTTGCGGACTAGGATGTCGCAGCCCATATCTTCCGCCGGAAGTGTGTAGTTGGCCAGCCCGGCGTCAGACATGAAGCTCTTGCCCTTTGACGCATAGTGGATTGAGAGGAGCGGGACACCGCCGACCGCTGACAGGACTGCCGCGTGCATCCTGACCGCGAGCATTGCGAACATCTTGCGCATTATGCTCAGGATTTGCCTGCTATTGTATCCGACTGGCAGATGGAAGATGTCTTCTTTGCTGGACGCAAGCTGAGCGATCTCGCGGCCAACGCCCTGATCGTCTTGCCCCGCCTCGGAGTACATGGGGATGAACAGCACTTGGAAGCCATATCGCGACACGACGTAGTCGATGAAGTTTGCAAGCTCGGCCTTGAAGCTTCTGAAACGGGACCTCTGGGTTGATGAGATAAGCCCGAACTTGACTCTGAATCGTATCGGAAGCACGCCGTGTCTCCTGTGAAATAGGCGCCTCACTGCGATGCCGATAACAGGCCGCGTGAGGTCGAGGCCGAGCTCGGATAAGCAGCGCTTGGCGTCGAAGCTGTCGTCCGGCCGAAGGATCAGCGCCGGGTCAGGCACCTTGAGTATTCTCTCGCGCTCGACGCCGCACGCAGCAATGACCTCGCGAGAGTACTCGTCCCGCACAGTAATGACAGATGCCTTATTGAGAAACAACCGTGTGAGCAGCTTCCCCGAGAGGGACCTGATCGGCCCAGCCCCGATCGAATGGACGATTGTGGGTTTGTGGAGGGCAACCGCTAGGGCAAGTCGCGAGATGTGAAACGGGATGTATAGTCGGCTGGAGATATCCTGCAGGAGCTGGCCCCCGCCCCACACGAGAAGGTCTGCCCGCCTGGTCTCTCGGATTGCCGTTGGAAGACTCCTAAAAACCCTCAGAACGCCCTTGCCCTTATCGATCGCCTCAACACCAAGAATATCTCTTATGCGGTCTGGACGGTTGGCGAAAACGCAGACCTCAGCATCCGGTACGAACCTTCTGATCAAAGAGACTGTCCCTGTGAGGATCGCCTCATCCCCGATGTTGAACGAGGCGTCTCCGGGCGAGATCAGGATTCTCTTGCTCACCGGTAACCCATTAGGTCCTGAGGGATGTAGAGATAGTGAACTCGGCCAGAGTCGGCATCGAGCTCATACTCACCCGAAAGAGGCGCCGCTGGCACCGTGTCCAGCAGCCCCGACGCGACAACCTCGGAAAGGCTTTTGGGAGACCGTCCGTGGGCCTCGGCGAAAGCATCGACCTTCTGCTGCAAAAGGCCGATTGTGTTCTGGGTCATCTCGATCTCCAGTATTCTTCTGTTTGCCGCATTCCTGATCTTGGGGTCTCCGGTGGTATCTCTCGCCTCTTTCCAGAGTTTTTTTGCCTTCTCGAACTTCTCCAGCCGTTGGTAGCCGGCGGCGACCGCAACGATGAGCCCGCGAGGGGCATGCGGCATTTGAAGAGCCATCTCGAAGTAGTGGGTGGCGTTTTCCTCATCATGGAGCTCTTCTCGAAAGCACTTTCCTATATGAAACGCTATTTGCCAACGATTCGCAGCGTGCCCGGGGACAAACCGCAGGC
The window above is part of the bacterium genome. Proteins encoded here:
- a CDS encoding fused MFS/spermidine synthase, producing the protein MPKVSNMRDDRWLDVFLWFSLGFCALVSQVVFQRECINVFSGNELSIGLVLFVWLLFGGAGSVTMGKAANRLSPDGRSRLRLWLLTGLGLLFPCTLIAIRLARVVLGIEPGEIAGLVPILGTTFVCLAPLSFVQGGLFGVYCSFLRDKSAEGRSRKASAVYSVEALGAVVGGVVLHFVLTGRVLPFATLVILSAITLVGACWQARPGGSPKSVWAALIVGAAILLMLSSSIEIWSSGFAFGGAKVIDVRETKYGRLVLARRFEQRSLFQNGLLLYSYPDSLSAEEAVHIPMLVHKRPKSVLLLGGGCGGSVRELLKHHPEKVDYVELDQAVIAVSKEFLPLVERRALTDPAVHIHYADARRFVATAQSEYDMVILNLPRPTNAQLNRFFTLEFFIVVRDRLAPGGIFAVQVPSAENYFSDEQKTFICSVRNTLARVFPKVALTPGQNAHLLASSSAELALKPDVLVARLAERQIKTQFVTDWGIPVTFEFFRLRMIDELLKGCPGSGARVNRDFSPVCYYYAQVLWSRESSGQVAAVYRWLGDRSKPEVYSVVVLLLAGVLLVQRASRSPRKVAVIVSLASIGFLEISTEMIVLIAYQIFFGRVYSMLGLLVCAYMAGIAVGALISRNRLRTKGQREPFSGLVILQAIAALFPFLVIAFLASVQVLGAATLVQTLFVMAILLSGVVGGALYIYGNAAYTNAVGHEVQTQTAGTTYFADLVGSAAGAIATTSFLLPVLGVFQSLLIASLVSLVGFVSLVLPSARRGS
- a CDS encoding RNA polymerase sigma factor RpoD/SigA, which produces MGKTRGPRGQHKVSTKESFSPELTLEVISEDFDPEEPKSCIVDEAPEPGALKDSGEVDRRIHRETDSGRSGRDSFVRYLSSLADESLLTHDEEAELGREMALGRQVVREAVLDNGIELIPFNNAINRVRSGEMTVREIVDLDSFECGDELADRNLAVLDLLKKFNLEAERYVHLINDCLDGSLDDASPQPIDLVRARVAKLVSRIPLQDSFITQMADAVVSFLDSVRSEDDVEDVKLASVASKCERSSQEEAAVEREALETFGLPYRKIRPVAERIRNGLEIWRSAQSQLVRSNLRLVVSIAKHYINAGVPFEDMVQEGNMGLMRATEKYEYHRGTRFSTYAAFWIRHAVIKSIERQARTIRLPGHIFDFSNRISTTAVAFQQKLGRAPTESEIADVLGVSQEKVEEITGYSHYSIVPLFTDTDSENELNLIDILPNPSCNKPERYIEEREIADGLDRALDVLTEKERLVVELRNGLKDGHPHSLRQVGEAMNLTRERIRQIEKVALEKVRVSGLADTLMAYT
- a CDS encoding ABC transporter ATP-binding protein codes for the protein MIEIIDLEKTLDGLKVLKGVNLMIDGGQTTAIIGSSGAGKSVLLKHIIGLLRPDSGRIVIDGIDTADLNARQWMQLRKEKLGMLFQEGALFDSMNVYENVAFFLTQHTKLSQEEIEQKVAEKLEIVNLKGVEAKMPSDLSGGMKKRVALARAIIADPEILLLDEPTAGLDPIICASIIHLIRQTQERLGITFVMVTHNILDGFSIAQKIAMLHDGTIVASGTADEMRDSDNPVVQGFLRSITSNLISGG
- a CDS encoding polysaccharide pyruvyl transferase family protein — translated: MSKRILISPGDASFNIGDEAILTGTVSLIRRFVPDAEVCVFANRPDRIRDILGVEAIDKGKGVLRVFRSLPTAIRETRRADLLVWGGGQLLQDISSRLYIPFHISRLALAVALHKPTIVHSIGAGPIRSLSGKLLTRLFLNKASVITVRDEYSREVIAACGVERERILKVPDPALILRPDDSFDAKRCLSELGLDLTRPVIGIAVRRLFHRRHGVLPIRFRVKFGLISSTQRSRFRSFKAELANFIDYVVSRYGFQVLFIPMYSEAGQDDQGVGREIAQLASSKEDIFHLPVGYNSRQILSIMRKMFAMLAVRMHAAVLSAVGGVPLLSIHYASKGKSFMSDAGLANYTLPAEDMGCDILVRKFNELIENYDDIKSVLSDTVRASSRDLLVSGQRIRELLGMEPLNETEVAEFLSFVEARDNAEDLNIVRVKRVGATAGYSAQRRND